The Mesorhizobium opportunistum WSM2075 DNA window GGGTCTGAGGCCCGCCCGGGAGCGACAGCTATTGCCTGCCGACAGGCCTATGCCAATCGGCAAGCAATACTTTTATTGTGCAATGCAGCAACCCTCCCTACAGTGGCAGGCGGGGGGCCATCCGGCGGTTCGGTATGGCTCAGCAGAAAATTACATTTGGCGGCGTCGACATCCTGCGGTTTCTCGCCGCCGTGCTGGTCATGGTCTACCATTATGGCTTCTGGGTGTGGGCCTATCCCGACGGCATCTCGGCGCAGGCCACGGGCGGCGTTCCCCAGCAGCCGGCGATAGGCGCCTGGGTCGAGTCCGGCTGGGTCGGCGTCGAGATATTCTTCGTCATCAGTGGCTTCGTCATCGCCTTCAGCGCGGAGAATTCGACGCCGCTGCGGTTCTTCGAGGCGAGGGTCAAAAGGCTGGCGCCGGCGGTCTGGATCTGCGCGCCGGTCGCCGCCGTGCTGCTGCTCGCCATCGGCCTGAGCTGGCCAACCGATGCGGTGGTCAGGCTGGTCCGCACCGGCCTGTTCGCGCCTTATGGCCCGTGGGTGGACAGCGTCTACTGGACGCTCGGCATCGAGATCGCCTTCTACGCCATCGTCTGGGTGCTGCTGCGGCTCGGCCGCTTCCACCTTATGGAGGCGGTCGCCATCGCCATCGGCCTGGTCAGCACGCTGTTCTGGTGCCTCTACTACCCGCTCGGCTGGTCCGACTTCGCCGAAACGCGCTGGCTGCAGCTCGTCCTGGTGCATCATGGCTGCTTCTTCGCGGTGGGCGTGCTGCTCTGGCTGATGCGGTTCAAGGCACTGACGCCGTCGCGCCTTGGCTTCTGCCTGCTGTTCCTTGGCGGCGGCGTGCTGCAGATCGCCAGTTCGGTCGACGTTCACAGCATCAAGGTCGGGGCCGTGATGCCCTATGCGCCACCGATCCTGATCTTCCTCGTCGCCATCGCCCTGATGGCGTTGTCGCTGCGGCTTCAGCTCTCCTGGACTGGCTGGCGCCGCATCGGCCTGATGACCTACCCGCTCTATCTGATCCACGACGTCATCGGCGCGGCGATGCTTGGCTCCATGGTGCGCGCCGGATTGCCCTATCTCCTGTCGATGGTGACGGTCGCCGCGACCATGATCGCGGCAAGCTGGCTGGTGGCGACCGAGGCGGAACCGCGTGTCCGGCAGCTGCTCGACTACACCGTTTTCCGCTACCGGTTGAAGGCCGCGTAGGCGAGGACCGGTACGACGGCTAAGCATAATGCTTGGCCCTGCCGTCACTGCTCAAGAAATCAATGATGGCGTCGGGTAGCGTCACTGGCAAAGGCTTCGAATCCAAACGCAGCTTTGCGCTCACGCTCGCCAGCACCCAACCCGCTTCCATAGCCGGTCATGGAAAAAATCTCCAGACCGACGCGCCCGCCAACTGCAGAACGCTATAAGTCAATCATCAACCTAAAATGGAG harbors:
- a CDS encoding acyltransferase family protein encodes the protein MAQQKITFGGVDILRFLAAVLVMVYHYGFWVWAYPDGISAQATGGVPQQPAIGAWVESGWVGVEIFFVISGFVIAFSAENSTPLRFFEARVKRLAPAVWICAPVAAVLLLAIGLSWPTDAVVRLVRTGLFAPYGPWVDSVYWTLGIEIAFYAIVWVLLRLGRFHLMEAVAIAIGLVSTLFWCLYYPLGWSDFAETRWLQLVLVHHGCFFAVGVLLWLMRFKALTPSRLGFCLLFLGGGVLQIASSVDVHSIKVGAVMPYAPPILIFLVAIALMALSLRLQLSWTGWRRIGLMTYPLYLIHDVIGAAMLGSMVRAGLPYLLSMVTVAATMIAASWLVATEAEPRVRQLLDYTVFRYRLKAA